DNA from Streptomyces sp. Edi4:
GGCACGCCTGTACGGTGCCTACGCGCCGCGTCTGTGCGCGCAAGAAGCGGGGATGCTGTTCGGCGCGGTGCGCCTGGTCGCCGCCGCGCTCGGTCTGCGCACCCGCTCCAGCCTGGACCGGGACACGCTGTACGGCTTGTGCGCGGGCCGACTGCCGCGGGGCGAGCATCCGATGGGTTACGTGGAGCTCCTGCCCGCCACCCGAACCCCGGCCCCTCCCGCCTGGCTCCCGCCCGGCCTGGCCTCCGCGCTCCGCGCCCGCCACTCCGGCGCCGCACTGTTCGACCCCGATCCGGTACCCGCCCCGCACGCGTTCCTCTCCGATGCCGCCGCCGCCCTGGCCTCGGCGCCCTTCGGCGACTTCTCCTGTCACCTGCTCGTCCAGCGCGTCGCCGGCCACGCGCCCGGTCACTACGTCCACAGCGACGGCCACTTCCGGCAGGTCGGCGACGGCGACCCACTCGTCTCGCTCGAACAGATCGGGCAGACCGAGGGCCGGGTCTCGATGAACTTCCGCGCGACCGCCTGCACCGCCTACATCGCGGTGCGGCGCGCCACCGCCGTCGCGCGGTACGGCGCGGACGCCTTCCGGCGACTGCACCTGTCGGCAGGGGCGGCCGCGCACCTGCTCTGCGTGGTGGCGGCCCGCCACGGCCTGTCCGCTCGAATCCACAACGGTTACGACGCCGCTCGCGCCGAGCACTTGCTCGGGCTGGCCCCCGGCGAGGAGACCGTGCTCTTCCAGGTGGCCATCGGCGCGGCCCGGCCCGGAGCCGCCTTTCGCCTCCCGGTGGTGTTCTGATGCACTCGAGCACGCCGTCCGCACGGCGGAGCACACCGCCCTCCAACACGCCCGCCACCCTCGCGCCCTCCCCGCCCCGCCGCCCCGTGGGCGCCCGGATCGCCGGACTGCCCACCACCGCACTGGACGCCTCCCGCATTGCGCTCAGCACCGGACTCGCCCTGGTCATAGGCCTGTTGGACCAGCGTCTCCTACTGGAGGCGCAGGAGCTCAGTGCCGCCCTGTACCGCGTGATCGGCGCCGAGCGGGCCCGCCCCTTCAAGGCCAAGCTGGTGGGGCTGCGCCGGGCCGTGCACCAGGGAGCCCGCATCGGTTCCCTCATCGACGCGGCGGCCCCGCCGGCCATCCTTGGCGAAGCACTCACCGCCCGCCTGCGCGCCCATGCCGCGCTGCGCCAGACCCGCGCCGAACGCTTCGCCGAACTGGAACGGGTCCTGCCGTCCGAGACCCGCTCGGCGGCGCGGGCGCTGCGCACCCTCGTGCGGGACCCGGAGTTCGCCACCGGCCTCGACTACGCGAGCCCGGACCTGTACGAGGACCTGCTGCGCTGGGCCGCACACGACACGGCCGGGCGGCGTCCGCTGGACGGGGCGGCCGTGCGGCTGGCCAAGTACGCGGGCCGCGCGATGGCCAAGCCCACCCCCCTGACCACCTTCGCGGCCAGCGGCCGGGGCCGCTGGTCTGCGGGCGCCGGCCCCGCCGTGGACCTGAGGATCACCGCCAGGACCCATCCGGCGGAGGTGGCCCTGCTGCCGCTGTCCCGGATGGCCGCGGCCCTCGCCCACGTACCCGAGCTCGGCCACGCGGTCCAGCTGCGCCTCAACCCGACGGCCACGCCCGAGCCGTCCGCCGAGGCAGAGCGGTGGCTGTTCACCGTGCCGGGTCCGTCCGGCGCGGTGCGTACCCTGCCCGCCACCGGGGCGCTGAGCGCGATCCTGGGGGCGGTCGCCGAGGCGGGCAGCCCCCAGCGGTTGCGTGAACTGCTGGGTGCGGGCAGGCCGGGGAGCACCGCCGACGCCGTCATCACCCGGCTCGTCCGGCTGGGCCTCCTCGAGGTCCGCATCGGGCTGCCCGACCAGGAGCTCGACGCCGCCGCGCTGTGCGCATGGCTCAACCTGCACCTTCCTCGACCACGGACCCAAGACCGCTTGTCTCTGCTGCTCGACGACCTGCGCGCCGTCCGCGACCAGATCGAGGCCGCGCGGACCGCCGACGCCGGCTCCCACCGCGCCATCACCGCCGGTCTGCGCCGGCACCTCACGAAGGCCGCGCAACGGCTCGAACTCCTGGGCCCCGCCGAGCAGTTGGAGCAGAGCCCGCTGTATTTCTCCCACACGGTCGCCGACGGCCCGGCTGTCGCGCTCGACCCGGACGCCTGGCGGCCCGCGCTCGCCGATCTCGCTCTGGTTCCCGCGCTGCTCGCACCGTTCGACACCCTCGCGCCGCAGCGCGCGGCCCTGCGACAGCACGCGGTGAGCGTCTACGGCCCGGGTTTCACGAGGGCGTTCACCCGTTTCCTCCAGGACTTCGGCGGGTGGTGGGAGGCGGCCGGGTCGCACCCGCCCACCGGGCGCGACGCACGCCGCCAGGACGCGCTGCGCCAGTTGATCGCCGCCACGGCGCCCGCGTCCGACGGCACGATCCGTCTCGCCCCCGACGAGGTCCGTGACCTCTGCGGAGCATGGCCCGAGCCGGACACCTCGGGCGACACCCACACCTGTTACGTGCAGACGCTGCCCGGCTCACCTCCCGGTCTCGGCCTGGTCCTCAACACGGTGACCTGCGGCCACGGCACCGGTCTGACCCGCATCACCCGTCTGTTGGGCGAACCGGCCGATGTCACGCACATCGACGGGGCGAGTGAGGGTCCGGCGAGCCGTCCCCTGCCCGTCGAGTTCGACGCCGTCTTCGCCAGCGCCCTCAACCAGCGCGCACCCGCCACCCGTTACGCGATCGACCTGGACGGCTCCACCTCGCACCGGCCGCCCGAGCGGCTGATCCGCCCGGGCGACCTGGACGTCGTCCACGACCGGCAGACCCGGCGCCTGCGCCTGGTCCACCGCGCCACCGGCCGCGTCATACGACCGCTCCACCTCGGACTGCTCGCCACCCCGCTCCTGCCCGCGCAGGCCCGTCTGCTGGTGGAAGCGTTCGGCCAGACCTCCTATGCCTTCTGGGCGGACTGGCCGCAGCTGTGGCGGCTGCTGCCCTCGGAGCGCACCGGAGCCGGCCCGGGCCGGTCGGCGATGCCACGGCTCGCCCTCGGCGCCGTGGTGCTCCGCCGCGCCACCTGGTTCATCGACGCGGGCGGGGCGCCCGCCCGCGCCCCTGGGGAGTCGGACGCCGCGTACCTGGTGCGCGTGCACACCTGGCGCGCGGCCCTCGGTCTGCCACGGCGCTGTTTCCTCCGCTCCCTCACCGCGCGCCCCGCCGACGGCTTCACCGGACCCGCGTTGCGCGACAAGGACCGCAAGCCGGTGTACCTGGACTTCGCCCACGCGCACCTGCTGCGCGTCTTCGAACGCGCGGCGGCCACGGGCCGGCCCCTGCTGCTCACGGAGGCCCTGCCGGACCTCCACGACGCTCCGGCCCACCAGGACGGCCGCAGGCATGTGACCGAGTTCGTGATCGAGGTGGACTCGGCCGGCGCGGCCGCGCACGGGCGGGAGCGGACATGCTGACGCGCCCGCCGGTGGGTGAGCGGGAAGACCGGTGGGTCGGCGCCCACCTGTTCACCGGCCATCCGCTGGATTTGGTGGTGGGCACGCTGGTCCCGGCGGTCATGACGGAACTGCGAGAGCGCGCCCTGGCAGACCACTTCTTCTTCCTCCGGCACTGGCAGGGCGGCCCCCACCTGCGCCTGCGGGTGCGTCTCACCGCGCCGGAGGCCGAACTGGCGGCACGCGCTGTCCTGGCCGCCCACGCCTCGGCCCTGTTCCACGAGCTGCCGCCCTCACGGTCCATGACGGCCCGTCAATATGCCGCGCTGGCAAAGGAGTTGAGCACGTACGAGCCGGAGAGCGAACCCGGCGCCCTGGCCCCCAACGACAGTCTCGCATTTGTCCCCTACCGCCGGGAGCACGGAAAGTACGGCCACGGCGCCGCGCTGCGGGCCGTGGAGGACGCCTTCGCACTCTGTAGCGAGCTGGCCCTCGGCGCCGTACGGGAGCGGTGGAGCCCGGCGCGCCGGTCGGCGCACTGCTTCGCCCTGCTGAGCGGCAGCGTGGACGCGCCTGTCCGGGCGAGCCGGGCGACGCCGGATGTGCTGGTGCAGTACGGGACCAGACGCGCCGCCCTGCTCGCCGTCGCCCGCGCGGCACGCACGGCGGCGGCCGGCCGCGGCCCGGCGGACACCGACCCGGTGCGCACATGGCTCTCCGCGTGCCGCGACGCGCAGCGTGGAGCAGCCGAGCCGGCGCGCCTGGCAGGCCATCTGACCCACCTGGCGTGCAACCGACTCGGCATACGACTCGGCCAGGAGGCCACCCTGCGCGCCCTCGCCCTGCTGGCGGTGGCGGAGCTGACGGGCGACGAGGCGCCAGGTGGGTCCACCGCCCGGCGCCAAACCCGGCACACCCCCGCCGAACCACCCTGACGAACCCCCGGCAGCGACGGACCAGGACAGCGAAGAACCGCCAAGGAGCGACTTGCGTGACAGTCATCCCGCCGACAGAAGAGCCAGAATGGCGCGCGGCCCACATCGCGTACTTCGGTGGCGACACCGACCAACTGATCCTGCGCGCCGTGCGCCCGGTGATCGAGCGCTGCGCCGGGCACGTCTCCTCGGCCTATGTGCTGCGGCACTGGCGCAGAGGGCCCCATCTGCGGCTGGTCGTGCGGGCCACGCCCGACGCCTTCGACTCCGTGGTGGTCCCCGCCGTGGCCGAACTGGTCGGCGGGCACCTGCGGGCGCGGCCGTCCACCGCGCCGCCCCTCGACGAGGCCGCCCTGCTGCCGCTGCACCGACGCCTCGCCGAGGCCGAGCGTGAACCCGGGCCACTGACGCCGTTCCACCAGGACAACTCGATCACCTGGGAGGAGCACGACCGTCGCGTCGACGTGCTGGGCTGCCCGGTGGGCGCCGACGAACTGGCCCTGTTCTACCAGGAGACAAACGGTCTGCTCTTCGAGCACTTGGAGGCGGTCACCTCCGGGCTGCCGCGCGAGACACTGGCCCTGCGCCTGATGCTGGCGACCGCGCACACCCTCTGCCGGCACCCGCAGGACCCGTCGATCCGCCGCGGTTTCGTCTCCTTCCGCTCCCATGCGGAGGGGTACTTGAGCACCGTGGGGCCCGAGGTGCGGGACGCCTTCGAGGCACGGTACGCGGCCAACCGTACGGTGCTCACCGCGCAGGTGCGCGAGGTGGTGGGCGCCTTCGACTCCCCCGCGTCCGGCACGGGAGCCGAGGCGGCACAGGCGGCGGCCCTGCGTCGCTGGGTGGCCGCGATCGACCCGCTCGGCGGCCGCTGGACCGCTCTGTACGAGGCCGGTGAGATTCCCGAGGCAAAGATCCCGACGGACGAGGAGAACGGCATCGGCGGTCTGCTCTCCTTGAGCCCGCTGCACCGGGCCATCGGCGGCAGCGCCACGTACAAGCGGATGATGTACCGCGATCCGCGCTTCCTGCGCTACCGCCTGATGCTCAACTACACCTATCTGCACCTCTCCCGCCTCGGCCTGGCGGGGCTGACCCGCTATCTGCTGTGCCACCTGGCGGCGAACGCGGTGGAGGAGGTCTATGGCGTCAGCGCCCTGGACCTCGTCCTTGCCACTGCGGCGGACGGCGTTGACGCGCCGAAGGAGGACGACACCGCGCGAACCTCCAGCACTCCGCACGGCGCCACCGCCCCGGCCCGGCCCGACGCTCCGGACACCGCCGCCCCACCCGCGCGGGCGCGCGGATGACGAGGACCCCGGCGGCCTCGCCCGCACCCCCGCCCGGCGCCTACCCTTCGGCCGTCGAGACAGGTGGGGCCGCCGCGCGCCGCTTCCACCTGCGGCACGGACGGGTGCTGCCCGCCATCGATCCGGCGGCGGGCACCACCGCGCCCAAGCACCATCCCGGCGCGCCCGTCCTGCCCCTGCCCTTCCCCCCGGATTTCGCGCCGGCGCGCACCGGCGGCCGGCATCCGGCCGCGTTCCCGGAGCCACTTGGCGCACTCCTCGCCCTGATCAACGGCGTCACCCGGATCGACTGGACCGGCACGGGCGCGAGCGCCGGGCGACCGGTGCCGTCCGGCGGGGGCGCCTACCCGGGCGAGGTGTACCTCGCCACGCCCTCGGGGCTCTGCCACTATCTGCCATCCGTCCACGCCCTCGAAGTGCTCTCCCGCGCCGACCAGCGCACCAGCGTCATCCACGCACTGAAACAACCCCCGTCAGATGCACCGGAGTTGGCCGTGCTGATCACCAGCCGCCTCGACGCGAACGTGGCCCGCTACGGCCCCTTCGGCCACCGCCTACAGGCGCTCGACACGGGCGTACTGACCGGACAGGCGCTCGCCCTGCTGGAGTCGGCCGGCGCCGGGCCGACCGCGCACGCGTGCTTCTCGGGCGAGGAGCTGGGCCGCCTGCTGGGTCTCGACGCCCGGGCGGAGCTTGTCCACGCCGTCATCACCGCCCGGACACCGCACGCGCTCGCGCCCGGCACCGCACTGCTGCGCCGCCGTACCGCACGCGCCGGATTCGAGCCGGCCCCCGTCCCCCTGCCCGCGCTGCTCGCCGTCCTGGCGGAGGCCGCGGGGCCGGTCCCTCTCGACCACGCCCCGCCCGCCCCCTGCGAGCTGTACGTGGTCGCCCACCGCGTCACCGGCCTGGACACCGGGTGCCACCGTCGCGACCGCCGTACGGGCCGGCTCGTACCGGTCACGCCCGATGCCACGCCCCGCGACCTGTTCCCACCCGGCGGCCCGGGTGAACTGGCCGGTTTCGAGGCCGCGTTCGCCGTACTCGTGACGGGCGACTACGAGTCCGGCTATCCCCGGTTCGGCGACCGCTGGTATCGGATGCTCAATCTGCGAGCCGGTGTCGTCGGCCAGCGGCTCGGCCTGGCCGCGGCGCGCCACGGCCTCGGCGCCGGGCTCCGCTGCGATGTCGACACCGCGGCCGCCGACGAACTACTGGACGCCGGTCCCGAACGCACCACGCTGCTCGCCGCCCTGTTCGGCCACGAACGCGGCAGCGGCACACCCGTCTGTCACCTGCTCAGCGAGAAGGATCTGCCGTGATCCTCGGCCCTGCCGCTCCCCGCCCGGTGGAGAACTCCATGATCACCTCCGAATCCATGCCCCTGTTGCGGCCCGACGTCTTCGTGACCCCGAGTGGCGGCGGGACCGTCCATGTGCGGTCGAGCCGGGGCATCGACCTGATCGCCGCCCCGGGCATCGCGCAGTGGCTCGACCGCCTCATACCGTTCCTCGACGGCACGCGCACGGTGGGCCAGTTGCTCGAAGGACTGGACGGCACTCGTCGCGCCACAGTGCTGCGCGTCCTTCACCTCATCGACGCGCACGGCCTGTTGGAGGACCGGTCGACGTCCGAGCCGGACAAGCGCGCGAGCGCGTACGCGGAGCTCAGGGTGCTGGCCCTCGGCCCTACGGCCGGGGTGAGCGCCCTCACGGACGCACTGGGACTCACCGGGCTGTCGGGCGTGACCCCGGTGACCGGGCACGCGGCCGCCCGCGCCGAGGTGGCGGGCGGCGGCCACGACGCATTGCTGCTGCTCGCGGACGGCGAGGACCCTCACTCGATCGCCCGGCTCGACGAGGACTGCCGCGCGCACGGCCTGTGGTTCGCCGCCGCCGTCCGGGACGCGCGGGCGTGGTGGCTCGGCCCGGCGCTGCCCCCCGGCCCGGGCCGCGCCGCCGGTGGCTGGCTCGGCGCGTGGCTGCGCGTCCACGGCATACAACCCATCCCCCCGCAGCCCCAACTTGGCCTTGAAACAGCCGTGTTCGCCGCGGCCTTGCTGGCCCACCGTTTCCAGCGGGACTGTCTCGCGCCCTCGTCGTCCGGCGCCACGGACGGGTCGCGTTCGCTCGTCCGGCTGGACACCGCGACGCTGACCACCACCCGTCACACCTACCGACCGCACCCGGACACACTTCCTGCCGCACCTCAGTCCCGCGCGGCGTTCCTCGCCACGATCGCCTCCCTGCGCGAGGGCGCCGCCGTCGACGCCGAGGAGTTCTCGCGGCGCGCCGCGCACTGCGTCGACCAGCGCGGCGGACTCCTCGCCGATCTGGACGAGGGCGCTCTGCCGCAGTTCCCGAGGCGCGCCTCACGGGCCCTGGTCCGTGACCCGCGCACCGGCCGGGCGGATCACCAAGTCCTTCGCACGGGAGCAGACTTCACCGCGGCGCGCCTGCGCACCGCGCGGCGCGCCCTGACGCTGTACGCCCTGCTCGCCCTCGACCCCCGGCGTTTCGTCCCGGCACCCGAGGGTCCCGCGCTGTGGGCGTGGTCGCCCGAGCACGACAGCGTCCACCTGCTTCCGGTGGACCGCGTACGCGCGGACGCCGGGCGCGTGCCGCGCGGGCTCGACGCGGGCGCCACCTTCGATGAGGCGGTCGCGGCGGCGCTGAGCGATCTGCGCGGCCCCGCACACGGCGCGCTGATCGTGCCGCTCGATCACGATCCGGCCGCCACCGAGATACTGCCCTACCTGCTGAGAGCGGTGCGCTGCGATGACTGAAGACCCCCTGTCGGCCGCCGTCCGGGTGCACCACGACGACGGCCTGCTCGGCCGGGCACTGGTACGCCGGTCGCACTCCATGGCCGCGACGGGGACCCACCTCGTCGCGGCCGACACACCTGACGCTGCGTCACGCCAGTTGGAAATGGCGGCTGTTGACGGGCAGTCGTTCCTGCTTGTCGTCGGGGAACTCGATCGCGTGGTCGTCGGTCCGCTGGTCAGGCCCGGGGCGGCGGGCTGTCACCGCTGTCTCGCCGCCCGGCGCGCGGGAGCGCGTGCCGACGCGGCGGAGGAGGCGGCCCTGCGCGCCGCCTACGGCAGCCGCTTCACCGGCACGGTCTCCCCCCTGCTCACGCCGGTCGCCGCCGACCTCGCCGCGCGTCTGGCCGTGCGCCGGCTCACGGCCGAGGCGACGGCCGAACGGCCGGCCGCCGGGCAGGACGTCACCATGCTCCGCCTCGACGGACTCGACATCACCCTGCACCGCTTTCTGCCCGACCCGCACTGCGCCGACTGCGGCACCTTGCCCGACGACTCCCCGGCCCGTTCCACCATCCCGCGCGTCCCCCGGCCCAAACCGGATCCGGGGGTCCTGCGGGTGCGGAACCTGCGCGCGGAACGCGCGGTCCTCGAGGCCCGGTACGCCGACGACGAGACCGGCGTGCTCAAGGGACTCAGGACCCGTGGTTTGCACGCCCTGCCCTTCGCCGAGGCGAAGGTCGGCCCGCCCGAATCGGTCGACGGCGGCTACGGCCGCGCGCTCGACTTCCGTACCGCGAAGGTCACCGCCATCGCCGAGGCGCTGGAGCGGCTCGGCGGGGGCCGGCCGGGCGGGCGGCGCACCGTGGTGCACGCCAGCCACCGCGAACTCGCCGCCCGCCACCCCGGCGGCGTGCTCGACCCCGCGACCACCGGCGGCCACGAACCCCGCCGCTACCAGGAGCCCGGCTTCCCCTTCCAGGCCTACCACCCCGACCTGACCATGCCGTGGGTCTGGGGCTACTCCCTCACCCGCGAGCGGCCGGTCCTGGTCCCCGAGAGCCTGGCCTACTACCGTCTGGGCCGCCATCAGCCCTCGGCGCACCGGCCCTTCGTCTCCGAGATCTCCAACGGCTGCGCGCTGGGAGGCTGCGTCGAGGAGGCGACGCTGTACGGCCTGCTCGAACTCGCCGAACGCGACGCGTTCCTGCTCACCTGGTACGCCCGCCTGCCCGCGCCCGCACTCGACCTGCGCACCGCGCGCGACCGGCGGATCAGCCTGCTCGCGGACCGGATCGAGGAGCGCGCCGGTTACCGCGTCGACGTCTTCGACGCGACCGGGCCCGAGAACATCCCCTGTTTCTGGGCCGCCGCCGTCGATGTCCGGCCGTCCGCCGAGGGCGCCGAGCCCCGCCCCGGCGTGCTGTGCGCCGGAGGTTCCGGGCTCGACCCCGAGCGGGGCGTCTTCGGCGCGCTGCACGAACTGGTCACAGCCATCGACGCGTACCGGCTCATCTACCCGCAGCGCGTGCGGGACGCCGCACGGATGCGCGAGGACTCCGAACAGGTCCGCCTGATGGACGACCACGCGCTGCTCCACTGCGACCCGGTCGCGGCCCGCCGGCTGGACTTCCTGCTCAGGCCGGGCGGCCGGCCGCCGCAGCGGCGCCGGAGTCTGCGTGAGGTCGCCGACCGCTGCGCCTGGCCGCGCCACGAAGATCTGCGGGCGGATCTCGACGAGTTGGTCGGCCGCTTCGCCGCGAGCGGCCTCGAAGCGATCGTCGTCGACCAGACGACCGCCGTCCATGCCGCGTCCGGCCTCTCCTGCGTCAAGGCGCTCGTCCCCGGCCTGCTCCCAATGACCTTCGGCCACCATCTGCGCCGCGTCACCGGCCTCGACCGGGTCCTGACCGTCTCCCACCGGCTGGGCCACACCTCACGTCCTCTGCGCCCCGACGAGGTCAACCCACATCCGCACCCGTTCCCGTGAACTTGGCCCAACACTCCCTCTTCGTGGCGGAGTTGGCCGTTGACCGTCCCCACCCCCACGGTCAGTCGGCAAGCACGATCACCGAGTCCTCGGCCGTCAGACGTACGGTCCTGCGCTTGTCGGGGTTGAGCCGGACCCCGAAGGCCGGACTCCGCGACGACTGCGCGCGCAGCCGGTATCCGACGGCGCACTCCCTGCGGTGCCGCGCCGAGGCGACGACGGTGGCGAAGGTGACTTCTTCACCCGCCCTGACGTAGTCGGTGGCGGGACGCAGATACAGCTCGCTCCCGTCGGCCGTGAACAGTTCGTCGAAGAGGACGGCCAGGTAGGGGCTCTCCGAGATCTGGCACATGAGGAGGCTGATGAGCCGGCCGCTGACGATGAAGTCGGCGCCCTCGCGGGCCGGCGCGAGCAGCCGGTTGCGGTCGTCGGACATCTCCGTGGTGAGCGGGATCTCCTGGCCCGTGGCCTCCTCGATCGCCCGCAGGTGCAGCAGCGTCACCAGCGTCCTGTCATCGACGTCCGCGTTCGCCTGGGCAAGGCCGAAGTCGCCGCCCGGCACGCGGCCCGGGTCGGCGATGACGATCACGCTGTCGAAGGACGGCACGTCGAGCGCGCCGAGCACGGACGGATTCGTGATGTCCGCGCGGTGCAGGGTCACCTCGATGGGCCCCTGCGCCGCGGCCGCGTCGTAGGCACCGCGCATGGACGAGTCGTCGCCGAGCGCGACGATGTCCAGGGTGGTTCCGGCGCTCGCGTAGGAGGCGAGCTGCCCCACGATGAGCGGGGCGCGCCGGTTCCAGCCGAGCAGGAGCAGCCGCTCGGGGGCGGGCGCCAGGGGGCCGGCCGTGGCGAAGGAACCCTCGTCGACGAACGGCACGGCGTCGTCGAGCACCGCCGTGTCGTCGTCGCGGGTGATGACGATGATCCGGTCGTCCTCCATGATCGTCGTTTCGGGGTCGGGGTTGAGCGCGACCGTCTCGTCGGCGTGCAGGAGGCCCACCACCGAGGATGTGACGTACGCGAGGAGGGCTTCCCCGAAGGTGCGCCCGGCCAGTGTGTCGGCCGGTACGGCGTAGAACTCGTCCCCCGCGAAATCCAGTAAGTCCTGGTACACGAGCGAGAGTCCGGGCTGGCGGGCGGTCTGCACGAGGAGGCGGGCGACGATGTCGTCGATGGCCAGGATGCGGCCACGTGGGCCGGCGGCCAGGGTGGCGGTGAGGTGGTTGCGGGTGTCGCGTACGGCGGCCACCACGACGGCGGCGCCGGCAACGTCCGCCTCGGTGTCCCCATCGCCCGGGCCGCTCGCGGTGCCGGGGTGGGCCTCGGAGGCGATGCCCGGCACCGAGGCGTTGAGCGCGAGCAGCGTCTTCACCACATGGGCGTCCCCGTCGTCCGTGCCCGGCGGCAGGACGAGGACGGCCTTCGCGGTCCCCGGGCTGACGCGGGCGAGCACCGCCGGATCGGTGGTGGAGCCGTTGCGGCAGACGATGGTCGTGCTGCCGGTGGAGGAGATCCGGGCGCTGATCTCGTCCTCCATCTCCACCTTGTCCTTCGCGGCAAGGACGGCGATGGCGGCACGGGGCTGGTTGGAGTTGGCCGACACGAGTTCCGAGACGACGGGGAAGATCTGGTCGGACCAGCCGAGTACGACCGTGTGCCCCACTTCCAGCACCGTGGAATGCCCCAGACGCAGCTCCATGATGCGCCGGTTGATTCCCGTGGTGATGAGGCTGACCAGCGTCGAGACGAACAGCAGCGCCACCAGGGCGAGCAGGACGGACGCCAGGACGTACAGGGGTGAACCGACGGCGCCCCCGATCTTCAGGGTCTGTCCGACGGTCACCCACACCGCCACCAGCTGCCCCGTGAGGGTGGCGGGAGACCGGCGGTCGGTGCACACCAGCAGGACGCTCATCGGAACGACGGCGGCCAGGCAGAAGAGCGTGAGCCAGCCGATGAGGGCGGACGTGCTGCGGGAGACCAGGTTGTCGAACCGGTATTGCAGGCGCCGCCAGAGAGACGCTAGGTATCGCATCCCGGATCCTCCAGCAGCAAGAGACAGGCGGTCAGTCGGCCTACGATCACCTTGTGCTTCACGGTAGTGCGATCGGCCACCCGGAACGCCGAAGTCCGCCGCACTCACCCAGAGGTATGACCCGCCATCACCCGGACGCGTGAACAGGCCGAATCGGCTGACGGGACGGCATCCCGTATTCCGGCGCGGCCCGCCCGTGCCCCCACGCCCTGGCCCCCTCCCCGCATGGCTCACAGGGTCGTCGTCTACAGTCGCGTAGACATTCCCGCCGGGTGGTCGCGCCCGGCGGGGCGTATGAGCTCAACCATGCCCGAAACAAGGGTGGTTGAGGGCTTGAGGGCCGGTGCGCCGGGAGGGCGGGAACGACCATGAGTCAGCCGATGAGCGAGGCCGAGGCCAGACCGAGGCCGGAGGGGCGCCACCGGGGCGCATCGGAGCGGGACGGCTCCGCCTGGAGCAAGGTGCCCCAGATCACCGCCCTGTTCTGGGTCGTCAAGGTGCTGACCACCGGCATGGGCGAGACCGCGTCGGACTATCTGGCCCGCGTCCTCGGCCCGGTTCCGGCGGGCGGGCTGGGTCTCGTGGGCCTGGTCGTCGCGTTGGTGGCACAGTTCCGCGGGGACCGGTACCGGCCGTGGACGTACTGGTCGGCGATCGTGATGGTCAGCGTGTTCGGCACGATGGCCGCCGACGTGATCCACGTCGTGGTGGGCATCCCCTACGCGGTCTCGGCGGCGGCGTTCACCGTGGCGCTGGCCGCCCTCCTGGTCGCCTGGTACATCAGCGAGGGGACGCTGTCGATCCACAGCATCCGCACCCGCCGCCGCGAGGCCTTCTACTGGGCCACCGTCCTGGCCACCTTCGCGCTGGGCACCGCCGTCGGCGATCTCACGGCGGGCACGCTGGGCCTGGGCTACCTCACGTCCGGGCTCCTGTTCACCGCCCTGATCGCGGTGCCCGCGCTGTCCGGCCGCTACCTGGGGCTGAACGCGGTGGCGGCCTTCTGGTGGGCGTACGTCCTGACCCGGCCGCTTGGCGCGTCGTTCGCCGACTGGATGGGGGTGCCCACGAACCGGGCCGGACTCGGCTGGGGGACCGGGCCGGTCACGCTCGCGCTCATCGTGCCGATCGTCGCGCTCGTCGGCTACCTGGCGGTCAGCCGCAAGGACGCGCCACGGGACGCGGGCCTGCGCTAGCGGGCCCCGCCGGATCAGGAGTCGGCCAGGTCAGGAACCGCGCGCCGGGCGCCGCCGCTACTGCGGGGAGCCCGCCGCTTCCCGCACCCGGGCCTCGACGGCCTGGCGGACCTCGCCGTACTCGGTGGCGTAGGCGGTGACGGCCTCCCGCATGTCCCGGTCGAGGTCACGCCAGGCCCGCCACGCCGTCTCGTACGTCTGCGACTGGCGGGCCGAC
Protein-coding regions in this window:
- a CDS encoding nitroreductase family protein produces the protein MTRTPAASPAPPPGAYPSAVETGGAAARRFHLRHGRVLPAIDPAAGTTAPKHHPGAPVLPLPFPPDFAPARTGGRHPAAFPEPLGALLALINGVTRIDWTGTGASAGRPVPSGGGAYPGEVYLATPSGLCHYLPSVHALEVLSRADQRTSVIHALKQPPSDAPELAVLITSRLDANVARYGPFGHRLQALDTGVLTGQALALLESAGAGPTAHACFSGEELGRLLGLDARAELVHAVITARTPHALAPGTALLRRRTARAGFEPAPVPLPALLAVLAEAAGPVPLDHAPPAPCELYVVAHRVTGLDTGCHRRDRRTGRLVPVTPDATPRDLFPPGGPGELAGFEAAFAVLVTGDYESGYPRFGDRWYRMLNLRAGVVGQRLGLAAARHGLGAGLRCDVDTAAADELLDAGPERTTLLAALFGHERGSGTPVCHLLSEKDLP
- a CDS encoding TOMM precursor leader peptide-binding protein, whose product is MTEDPLSAAVRVHHDDGLLGRALVRRSHSMAATGTHLVAADTPDAASRQLEMAAVDGQSFLLVVGELDRVVVGPLVRPGAAGCHRCLAARRAGARADAAEEAALRAAYGSRFTGTVSPLLTPVAADLAARLAVRRLTAEATAERPAAGQDVTMLRLDGLDITLHRFLPDPHCADCGTLPDDSPARSTIPRVPRPKPDPGVLRVRNLRAERAVLEARYADDETGVLKGLRTRGLHALPFAEAKVGPPESVDGGYGRALDFRTAKVTAIAEALERLGGGRPGGRRTVVHASHRELAARHPGGVLDPATTGGHEPRRYQEPGFPFQAYHPDLTMPWVWGYSLTRERPVLVPESLAYYRLGRHQPSAHRPFVSEISNGCALGGCVEEATLYGLLELAERDAFLLTWYARLPAPALDLRTARDRRISLLADRIEERAGYRVDVFDATGPENIPCFWAAAVDVRPSAEGAEPRPGVLCAGGSGLDPERGVFGALHELVTAIDAYRLIYPQRVRDAARMREDSEQVRLMDDHALLHCDPVAARRLDFLLRPGGRPPQRRRSLREVADRCAWPRHEDLRADLDELVGRFAASGLEAIVVDQTTAVHAASGLSCVKALVPGLLPMTFGHHLRRVTGLDRVLTVSHRLGHTSRPLRPDEVNPHPHPFP
- a CDS encoding NAD-binding lipoprotein, encoding MRYLASLWRRLQYRFDNLVSRSTSALIGWLTLFCLAAVVPMSVLLVCTDRRSPATLTGQLVAVWVTVGQTLKIGGAVGSPLYVLASVLLALVALLFVSTLVSLITTGINRRIMELRLGHSTVLEVGHTVVLGWSDQIFPVVSELVSANSNQPRAAIAVLAAKDKVEMEDEISARISSTGSTTIVCRNGSTTDPAVLARVSPGTAKAVLVLPPGTDDGDAHVVKTLLALNASVPGIASEAHPGTASGPGDGDTEADVAGAAVVVAAVRDTRNHLTATLAAGPRGRILAIDDIVARLLVQTARQPGLSLVYQDLLDFAGDEFYAVPADTLAGRTFGEALLAYVTSSVVGLLHADETVALNPDPETTIMEDDRIIVITRDDDTAVLDDAVPFVDEGSFATAGPLAPAPERLLLLGWNRRAPLIVGQLASYASAGTTLDIVALGDDSSMRGAYDAAAAQGPIEVTLHRADITNPSVLGALDVPSFDSVIVIADPGRVPGGDFGLAQANADVDDRTLVTLLHLRAIEEATGQEIPLTTEMSDDRNRLLAPAREGADFIVSGRLISLLMCQISESPYLAVLFDELFTADGSELYLRPATDYVRAGEEVTFATVVASARHRRECAVGYRLRAQSSRSPAFGVRLNPDKRRTVRLTAEDSVIVLAD